The following are from one region of the Gloeomargarita lithophora Alchichica-D10 genome:
- a CDS encoding DUF488 family protein encodes MQPLSSIGHSQHSLESFIILLQQHNVTALADVRSIPYNRRLPQFNFETFAFTLNSSPRRVQGS; translated from the coding sequence ATGCAACCCCTATCTAGCATTGGCCATTCCCAGCATTCTTTGGAGAGTTTTATTATCTTATTACAACAACATAATGTGACTGCTCTAGCCGATGTGCGTTCTATACCTTATAATCGGCGTTTACCCCAATTTAATTTTGAGACATTCGCTTTCACTCTCAACTCCTCTCCCAGAAGGGTACAGGGAAGTTAA
- the msrA gene encoding peptide-methionine (S)-S-oxide reductase MsrA: MAIFGFGKKVMLPQPGEALPGRSTPMSVPEKHYVHGHALVSPFPAGIELALFGMGCFWGAERKFWQMSGVYTTAVGYAAGLTPHPTYQEVCTGMTGHNEVVLVVFDPQQVAYGDLLKTFWESHNPTQGMRQGNDVGTQYRSGIYVYSPQQRQWAERSRQDYQAVLSQAGYGAITTEILEAPEFYYAEAYHQQYLAKNPGGYCGLGGTGLACPVGVAAV; encoded by the coding sequence ATGGCAATTTTTGGTTTTGGTAAAAAGGTCATGCTTCCCCAGCCGGGGGAGGCCTTACCCGGTCGTAGCACGCCAATGTCGGTGCCAGAAAAGCATTATGTGCATGGTCATGCTTTGGTGTCGCCGTTCCCCGCTGGTATAGAGCTAGCCCTGTTTGGCATGGGTTGTTTTTGGGGGGCAGAGCGCAAGTTTTGGCAAATGTCTGGGGTTTATACTACGGCGGTGGGCTATGCCGCTGGTTTGACTCCCCATCCAACCTACCAGGAAGTGTGTACGGGGATGACGGGGCATAACGAGGTGGTATTGGTGGTGTTTGACCCTCAGCAAGTTGCCTACGGGGATTTGCTCAAAACTTTTTGGGAAAGCCATAATCCCACCCAGGGGATGCGCCAGGGCAATGATGTGGGTACTCAGTATCGCTCTGGAATTTATGTTTATTCCCCACAGCAACGGCAATGGGCGGAACGGTCTCGGCAAGATTACCAAGCAGTTCTCAGTCAAGCGGGTTATGGTGCCATCACCACGGAAATTTTGGAGGCTCCAGAGTTTTATTACGCCGAAGCCTATCACCAGCAGTATCTGGCGAAAAATCCCGGCGGTTACTGTGGTTTGGGTGGTACGGGGTTAGCCTGTCCAGTGGGTGTCGCCGCTGTTTGA
- a CDS encoding chlorophyll a/b-binding protein — protein sequence MENQNRNVWNWGFTAGAENWNGRLAMLGFVSALIVEALSGQGVLHFLGVM from the coding sequence ATGGAAAATCAAAACCGGAATGTTTGGAATTGGGGATTTACCGCTGGGGCTGAGAATTGGAACGGTCGCTTGGCGATGCTGGGGTTTGTTTCGGCTTTGATTGTGGAAGCCCTCAGCGGCCAAGGTGTACTGCACTTTTTGGGCGTGATGTAA
- the crtH gene encoding carotenoid isomerase encodes MGGLVTASQLAQRGAKVLVLEKYLIPGGSAGYFERSGYRFDVGASMIFGFGTQGTTNLLTRALAAVDEKLTTIPDPVQVHYHLPGDQQLRVHRDYGEFISELTQLFPQEKKGIRRFYDECWRVFNCLNSMELLSLEEPRYLLRIFAQKPLACLGLAAYLPWNVGTIARKHIRDPELLNFIDLECYIWSVVPANQTPMINAGMVFSDRHYGGINYPKGGVGQIAQKLADGLAKYGGEIHYQSRVNRIITAQGKAVGVECANGQIHHAKRIISNATRWDTFGHLLPDIPRSEQRWRKWYKPSPSFLSLHLGVRASAIPPGTDCHHVVLNDWAQMEAPYQTLFVSIPTLLDPDLAPEGYHIVHAFTPCWLADWEHLNPREYEQKKEALAGQVIERLLALFPRLDADLDYMEVGTPRTHRRFLGRIQGTYGPMPRRPLPGLLTMPFNRTSIPGLYCVGDSTFPGQGLNAVAFSGFACAHRVATDLGF; translated from the coding sequence ATGGGCGGCCTGGTAACCGCCAGTCAACTCGCCCAACGGGGAGCCAAGGTGTTGGTGTTGGAAAAATATCTGATCCCAGGGGGGAGTGCCGGTTATTTCGAGCGTTCCGGCTACCGGTTTGATGTGGGCGCATCCATGATTTTTGGGTTTGGCACCCAGGGAACCACCAATTTACTGACCCGTGCCCTCGCTGCCGTAGATGAAAAACTAACAACCATCCCTGACCCGGTGCAGGTGCATTACCATTTGCCGGGTGATCAACAGCTACGGGTGCATCGGGATTATGGGGAATTTATCAGCGAATTAACGCAACTTTTCCCCCAAGAAAAAAAAGGGATTCGCCGGTTTTACGATGAATGCTGGCGGGTATTTAACTGTCTGAATTCCATGGAGCTTTTATCCCTAGAGGAACCCCGGTATTTGCTGAGAATTTTTGCCCAAAAACCCTTGGCTTGTTTGGGATTAGCCGCCTATTTACCCTGGAATGTGGGAACCATCGCCCGGAAACATATCCGTGATCCAGAATTACTGAATTTTATTGATTTAGAATGCTATATCTGGTCAGTGGTACCCGCCAATCAGACCCCGATGATCAATGCGGGCATGGTCTTTTCCGACCGGCATTACGGGGGGATCAACTATCCTAAAGGTGGGGTAGGCCAAATTGCCCAAAAATTAGCCGATGGCCTCGCCAAATATGGGGGCGAAATCCATTATCAAAGCCGGGTCAATCGCATTATTACCGCCCAGGGTAAAGCGGTCGGGGTGGAATGTGCCAACGGCCAAATTCATCACGCCAAACGCATTATTTCTAACGCCACCCGTTGGGATACCTTTGGTCATTTGTTGCCCGATATTCCCCGTTCCGAACAACGCTGGCGCAAATGGTACAAACCCTCCCCTAGTTTCCTGAGTTTGCATTTGGGGGTGCGAGCGTCAGCCATTCCCCCTGGGACAGACTGTCATCATGTTGTATTAAATGATTGGGCGCAGATGGAAGCCCCCTACCAAACTCTTTTTGTTTCCATTCCCACCTTACTCGACCCGGATTTGGCTCCTGAAGGTTATCATATTGTCCATGCGTTTACGCCCTGTTGGTTGGCGGATTGGGAACACCTGAACCCCAGGGAATATGAACAAAAAAAAGAAGCCCTGGCGGGGCAAGTGATTGAACGCTTGCTGGCGTTGTTCCCCCGGTTGGATGCAGATTTAGACTACATGGAAGTTGGCACCCCCCGCACCCATCGGCGGTTTTTGGGGCGTATTCAGGGCACCTATGGTCCAATGCCCCGGCGACCCCTCCCCGGCCTACTGACCATGCCGTTTAATCGCACCAGTATCCCTGGACTATATTGCGTGGGCGACAGTACCTTTCCGGGACAGGGTTTAAATGCGGTGGCTTTTTCCGGTTTCGCCTGCGCCCATCGGGTCGCCACCGATCTGGGATTTTAA
- a CDS encoding YifB family Mg chelatase-like AAA ATPase gives MHTRVWSAALLGIEAVKVGVEVDIAGGLPGVVVVGLPDSAVQEARERVRVALKNSGFVVPQRKVVVNLTPADLRKEGPGFDLPIAVAILLASEQIYSDNINTTLFLGEVSLDGALRGVAGVLPMAATAKKLGITRLIVPTANAREAALIQDLQVYGCADLREVTTLLQLPENFTAMQVDPLRELQRQEGHLWLDLRDVKGQHLARRALEIAAAGGHNLLLVGPPGSGKTMLARRLSGILPTMSLQEALEVTQIYSVAGLLPERGSLVNQRPFRSPHHSASGPALVGGGSIPKPGEVSLAHHGILYCDELTEFKRDVLEFMRQPLEDGLVTVSRARQTVTFPARFTLIASTNPCACGYYGDMVQACICTSHQRQQYWGKLSGPLLDRIDLQVQVGRLKPEEMVQQSTGEDSATVRERVQKARQLARERFSKTLQIQHNAQMQSAQIRQWCQLTPENRTKLEMVIRKLGLSVRGMDRLLKVARTIADLQGQTSPYLDWDDIKEAVQYRSLERLSGGI, from the coding sequence ATGCACACCCGGGTTTGGAGTGCGGCTCTGTTGGGCATTGAAGCGGTGAAAGTTGGCGTGGAGGTGGATATTGCGGGTGGTCTGCCGGGGGTGGTGGTGGTGGGTCTGCCGGATAGTGCGGTGCAGGAAGCGCGGGAACGGGTGCGGGTGGCCTTGAAAAATTCTGGGTTTGTGGTGCCCCAACGGAAGGTGGTGGTGAACCTGACCCCGGCGGACTTACGCAAGGAGGGGCCGGGGTTTGACCTGCCAATAGCGGTGGCGATTCTGCTGGCTTCGGAGCAAATTTATTCTGACAATATCAATACAACGTTATTTTTAGGCGAAGTGTCACTGGATGGGGCATTACGGGGTGTGGCGGGGGTATTGCCGATGGCGGCCACCGCCAAAAAATTGGGGATTACCCGGTTGATTGTCCCCACCGCCAATGCTCGGGAAGCGGCCTTGATTCAAGATTTACAGGTATATGGGTGTGCGGATTTGCGGGAAGTGACAACGTTATTACAATTACCAGAAAATTTTACCGCCATGCAAGTTGATCCCCTACGGGAACTACAACGCCAGGAGGGACACCTATGGCTGGATTTACGGGATGTGAAGGGGCAACATTTGGCGCGACGAGCCTTGGAAATTGCCGCCGCTGGGGGGCATAACCTGCTATTGGTCGGGCCGCCAGGGAGTGGCAAAACCATGCTGGCGCGCCGTCTGTCGGGGATTTTACCCACCATGAGTTTGCAAGAGGCGCTGGAGGTAACCCAGATTTACTCGGTGGCGGGGCTACTGCCGGAACGGGGTTCCCTCGTGAATCAACGTCCCTTTCGCAGTCCCCACCATTCCGCATCGGGGCCAGCGTTAGTGGGAGGGGGCAGTATTCCCAAGCCGGGGGAGGTATCCCTGGCGCATCACGGGATTTTGTACTGCGATGAACTCACGGAATTTAAGCGGGATGTGTTGGAATTTATGCGCCAACCGCTGGAGGATGGGTTGGTCACCGTGTCCCGGGCACGTCAGACGGTCACCTTTCCGGCTCGTTTTACGCTGATTGCTTCCACTAACCCCTGCGCCTGTGGTTATTACGGTGATATGGTGCAAGCGTGTATCTGTACATCACACCAACGACAGCAGTATTGGGGTAAACTATCGGGGCCATTGCTTGACCGAATTGATTTACAGGTGCAGGTGGGCAGGTTGAAACCAGAGGAAATGGTACAGCAATCCACTGGAGAAGATTCAGCTACCGTGAGGGAACGGGTGCAAAAAGCCCGTCAATTGGCGAGAGAACGATTTTCTAAAACATTACAAATTCAGCACAATGCTCAGATGCAGTCCGCCCAGATTCGCCAGTGGTGTCAGTTGACCCCCGAAAATCGCACCAAGTTGGAAATGGTGATTCGCAAACTAGGCCTGTCGGTGCGGGGGATGGATCGGCTGTTGAAAGTAGCGCGTACTATTGCCGATTTGCAGGGGCAAACCAGCCCTTATTTGGATTGGGATGACATTAAAGAAGCCGTCCAGTATCGGTCGCTAGAGCGTCTCAGTGGCGGGATATAA
- a CDS encoding DUF3782 domain-containing protein has translation MSTPVTIEDIYQLFQQSQAEADRRAAEADRRAAEAKAEADRSMAELKKTVAETTRAVNALTTRWGRFVEELVEPAVIQLFQARGIEIKYLYPRARTRQTGLAMEIDILAVNETVAVLVECKSRLSQDDVDDFVVKLGRFKRSFPQYENYATYGAVAGIEINDGVDIYAYRQGLFVIRPSGDTVTIVNDINFRPTA, from the coding sequence ATGAGTACCCCAGTGACGATTGAAGATATTTACCAATTATTCCAGCAGTCTCAGGCAGAAGCAGACCGGCGGGCGGCAGAAGCGGATCGGCGGGCGGCAGAAGCAAAAGCAGAAGCAGACCGTAGCATGGCCGAGTTAAAAAAAACCGTGGCGGAAACCACCCGGGCGGTGAACGCTCTCACCACCCGCTGGGGGCGATTTGTAGAAGAATTAGTCGAACCGGCGGTGATTCAACTATTTCAGGCACGGGGCATTGAAATTAAGTACCTCTACCCCAGGGCACGCACCCGGCAAACCGGTTTAGCGATGGAGATTGACATCCTGGCGGTGAATGAAACGGTGGCGGTATTGGTGGAATGTAAATCCCGTTTATCCCAAGATGATGTGGATGATTTTGTGGTGAAATTGGGGCGGTTCAAACGGTCATTTCCCCAGTATGAAAACTATGCGACCTATGGGGCGGTAGCGGGGATTGAAATCAATGACGGTGTGGACATTTATGCCTACCGCCAAGGTTTATTTGTGATCCGACCATCGGGGGATACAGTAACCATTGTGAATGATATAAATTTCCGCCCCACCGCCTAG